One genomic region from Chrysemys picta bellii isolate R12L10 chromosome 18, ASM1138683v2, whole genome shotgun sequence encodes:
- the LOC101933733 gene encoding ficolin-2-like isoform X2 yields the protein MGRAAQKTLLSLLCITAVVCADKDTCPDVRIVGLSGSEKHTVLQGCPGIPGAAGPKGEPGVAGMKGEKQLDDALCRKGARDCKQLLSEGNSLSGWYTIFTQDCVAMTVLCDMDTDGGGWIVFQKRVDGLVDFFRDWNSYKRGFGSRLSEFWLGNDNIHLLTSIGTQELRIDLRDFEDNRVFAKYKSFKILGETEKYKLILGDFLGGTAGDSLSVHKGMAFSTKDGDNDQSTDNCATDCLGAWWYNGCHHSNLNGFYWRERQEKHATGINWLAGKGHGYSYKFSEMKFRPV from the exons ATGGGAAGAGCTGCCCAGAAAACCCTCCTCTCTTTACTCTGCATAACGGCAGTGGTTTGTGCAGATAAAGACACCTGCCCAG ATGTAAGAATAGTGGGTCTCAGTGGTTCTGAGAAACATACTGTTCTCCAGGGCTGCCCTGGGATTCCTGGAGCTGCAGGTCCCAAAGGAGAACCCGGAGTTGCGGGAATGAAAG GCGAGAAACAGCTGGACGATGCCCTGTGCAGGAAAG GAGCACGGGACTGCAAGCAGCTGTTAAGCGAAGGGAATTCTCTGAGTGGCTGGTACACCATTTTTACGCAGGACTGTGTTGCCATGACTGTGCTGTGTGACATGGACACGGATGGCGGGGGATGGATT GTTTTCCAGAAACGGGTGGATGGTTTGGTGGATTTTTTCCGCGATTGGAATTCGTACAAGAGAGGTTTTGGCAGTCGGCTGTCAGAATTCTGGCTGGGGAATGACAATATTCACCTGCTGACGTCAATTG GAACCCAGGAACTGCGCATTGATCTCAGGGATTTTGAAGACAACCGTGTATTTGCCAAGTACAAGTCATTCAAAATATTAGGGGAGACTGAGAAATACAAGCTGATCCTTGGAGACTTTCTTGGTGGGACTGCAG GGGATTCTCTATCGGTTCACAAGGGCATGGCCTTTTCAACCAAGGACGGTGACAATGATCAGAGCACAGACAACTGTGCTACAGACTGCCTGGGGGCCTGGTGGTACAATGGATGTCATCACTCCAACCTGAATGGGTTTTACTGGCGGGAGAGACAAGAGAAGCATGCTACTGGCATAAACTGGTTGGCAGGAAAAGGTCATGGCTATTCCTATAAGTTCTCTGAAATGAAATTTAGGCCGGTTTAG
- the LOC101933733 gene encoding ficolin-2-like isoform X1 codes for MGRAAQKTLLSLLCITAVVCADKDTCPDVRIVGLSGSEKHTVLQGCPGIPGAAGPKGEPGVAGMKGDNGAPGASATIGEKQLDDALCRKGARDCKQLLSEGNSLSGWYTIFTQDCVAMTVLCDMDTDGGGWIVFQKRVDGLVDFFRDWNSYKRGFGSRLSEFWLGNDNIHLLTSIGTQELRIDLRDFEDNRVFAKYKSFKILGETEKYKLILGDFLGGTAGDSLSVHKGMAFSTKDGDNDQSTDNCATDCLGAWWYNGCHHSNLNGFYWRERQEKHATGINWLAGKGHGYSYKFSEMKFRPV; via the exons ATGGGAAGAGCTGCCCAGAAAACCCTCCTCTCTTTACTCTGCATAACGGCAGTGGTTTGTGCAGATAAAGACACCTGCCCAG ATGTAAGAATAGTGGGTCTCAGTGGTTCTGAGAAACATACTGTTCTCCAGGGCTGCCCTGGGATTCCTGGAGCTGCAGGTCCCAAAGGAGAACCCGGAGTTGCGGGAATGAAAG GAGATAATGGAGCCCCTGGAGCCTCAGCAACAATAG GCGAGAAACAGCTGGACGATGCCCTGTGCAGGAAAG GAGCACGGGACTGCAAGCAGCTGTTAAGCGAAGGGAATTCTCTGAGTGGCTGGTACACCATTTTTACGCAGGACTGTGTTGCCATGACTGTGCTGTGTGACATGGACACGGATGGCGGGGGATGGATT GTTTTCCAGAAACGGGTGGATGGTTTGGTGGATTTTTTCCGCGATTGGAATTCGTACAAGAGAGGTTTTGGCAGTCGGCTGTCAGAATTCTGGCTGGGGAATGACAATATTCACCTGCTGACGTCAATTG GAACCCAGGAACTGCGCATTGATCTCAGGGATTTTGAAGACAACCGTGTATTTGCCAAGTACAAGTCATTCAAAATATTAGGGGAGACTGAGAAATACAAGCTGATCCTTGGAGACTTTCTTGGTGGGACTGCAG GGGATTCTCTATCGGTTCACAAGGGCATGGCCTTTTCAACCAAGGACGGTGACAATGATCAGAGCACAGACAACTGTGCTACAGACTGCCTGGGGGCCTGGTGGTACAATGGATGTCATCACTCCAACCTGAATGGGTTTTACTGGCGGGAGAGACAAGAGAAGCATGCTACTGGCATAAACTGGTTGGCAGGAAAAGGTCATGGCTATTCCTATAAGTTCTCTGAAATGAAATTTAGGCCGGTTTAG